The following are encoded together in the Ralstonia insidiosa genome:
- the preA gene encoding NAD-dependent dihydropyrimidine dehydrogenase subunit PreA, with translation MADLRCTIAGIKSPNPFWLASAPPTDKAYNVNRAFEAGWGGVVWKTLGLDPHVVNVSSRYGAVQWNGQRIAGLNNIELITDRPLDVNLREIAQVKRDWPDRALIVSLMVPCNESDWKWILPMVEDTGADAVELNFGCPHGMSERGMGAAVGQVPEYVEMVTRWVKETTKLPCLVKLTPNITDIRLGSRAAYKGGADGVSLINTINSIVAVDLDQMAPMPTVDGKGTHGGYCGPAVKPIALNMVAEIARDTQTPNLPISGIGGISNWRDAAEFIVLGAGSVQVCTAAMHYGFRIVQDMADGLANWMDEKGYATLDDIRGRAVPNVTDWKYLNLKYDIKARIDQDRCIQCGLCHIACEDTSHQAITREKEGKRHFEVIDAECVGCNLCMHVCPVEQCITMERVDAGDYANWTTHPNNPARVVASAPDVGATEPAPAAKAA, from the coding sequence ATGGCTGACTTGCGCTGCACGATTGCCGGCATTAAATCGCCGAACCCCTTCTGGCTGGCTTCCGCGCCGCCCACCGACAAGGCCTACAACGTGAACCGCGCGTTTGAAGCGGGCTGGGGCGGGGTGGTGTGGAAGACGTTGGGGCTTGACCCGCATGTGGTCAACGTCAGCTCGCGCTACGGCGCGGTGCAATGGAATGGCCAGCGTATCGCGGGGCTGAACAACATCGAGCTGATCACCGATCGTCCGCTGGATGTGAACCTGCGAGAGATTGCGCAAGTCAAGCGCGACTGGCCGGATCGTGCGCTGATTGTCTCGCTGATGGTGCCGTGCAATGAGAGCGACTGGAAGTGGATCCTGCCGATGGTGGAAGACACCGGTGCCGATGCGGTCGAGCTCAATTTCGGCTGCCCGCACGGCATGAGCGAGCGGGGCATGGGCGCGGCGGTCGGCCAAGTGCCGGAGTATGTGGAGATGGTGACCCGCTGGGTGAAAGAGACCACCAAGCTGCCGTGCCTGGTGAAGCTCACGCCCAACATCACCGACATCCGTTTGGGCTCGCGTGCGGCCTATAAGGGCGGGGCAGATGGCGTGTCGCTCATCAACACGATCAACTCCATCGTGGCGGTCGACCTGGACCAGATGGCGCCGATGCCCACCGTGGACGGCAAAGGCACCCACGGCGGCTACTGCGGCCCCGCCGTCAAGCCGATCGCGCTGAACATGGTGGCCGAGATCGCCCGCGATACGCAGACGCCCAATCTGCCGATCTCGGGTATCGGCGGTATTTCCAACTGGCGCGATGCGGCGGAGTTCATCGTGCTCGGCGCGGGCAGCGTGCAGGTGTGCACGGCGGCCATGCATTACGGTTTTCGCATCGTGCAGGACATGGCCGACGGCTTGGCCAACTGGATGGACGAGAAGGGCTACGCCACGCTGGACGACATCCGGGGCCGCGCCGTGCCCAATGTGACGGACTGGAAGTACCTGAACCTGAAGTACGACATCAAGGCGCGCATCGACCAGGATCGCTGCATCCAATGCGGCCTGTGCCATATCGCCTGCGAAGACACGTCGCACCAGGCCATCACGCGCGAGAAAGAGGGCAAGCGCCACTTCGAGGTGATCGACGCCGAATGCGTCGGGTGCAATTTATGCATGCATGTCTGCCCCGTCGAGCAATGCATCACGATGGAGCGTGTGGACGCGGGCGACTACGCCAACTGGACCACGCATCCGAACAACCCGGCGCGCGTGGTGGCAAGCGCGCCCGACGTCGGTGCCACAGAGCCTGCGCCTGCGGCCAAGGCAGCGTGA
- a CDS encoding NAD(P)-dependent oxidoreductase has translation MAIKETGDIAAHRLSPEQLSCEFADIAPLLDPTAAAAAASRCHYCYDAPCVQACPTQIDIPSFIRKIGNGNLKGAAVDILSANPLGGMCARVCPTEILCEGACVRNDQDAQPVAIGALQRHATDWAMAKGVPLFKRAPETGRHVAVVGAGPAGLACAHRLALAGHRVTLFDAHAKPGGLNEYGIAAYKTVDDFAQREVAWLLSVGGIELKTGVVLGGDMSLDALRKQHDAVFLAMGLGGVRALALEGEDLSGVMNAVDFIEQVRQAAALETVPVGRRVVVIGGGNTAVDAAVQSHKLGATTVTMVYRRGVESMSATWAEREFAQKNGVTLITHAKPVRLIGQGGQVIGVEFECSGEAGERFTVDADMVLKAIGQTLVPIGVDGELLTVDGSRIAVDAGGRTTLPDVWAGGDCAATGGVDLTVQAVQDGKVAAASIDAYLASLTAKAA, from the coding sequence ATGGCTATCAAGGAAACGGGCGATATTGCCGCGCACCGTCTGTCGCCGGAGCAGTTGTCGTGCGAGTTTGCCGACATCGCGCCGTTGCTCGATCCCACCGCTGCGGCGGCTGCGGCCAGCCGCTGTCACTACTGCTACGACGCCCCCTGCGTGCAAGCGTGTCCGACGCAGATCGACATCCCCAGCTTCATCCGCAAGATCGGCAACGGCAACCTGAAGGGCGCGGCGGTGGACATCCTCTCCGCCAACCCGCTCGGCGGGATGTGCGCGCGGGTGTGCCCGACCGAGATCCTGTGTGAAGGCGCATGCGTGCGCAACGATCAGGATGCGCAGCCTGTGGCGATTGGCGCGTTGCAGCGTCATGCCACGGATTGGGCGATGGCCAAGGGTGTGCCGCTTTTCAAGCGGGCGCCAGAAACCGGCCGCCATGTCGCCGTTGTCGGTGCTGGGCCGGCGGGGCTGGCGTGCGCGCATCGGCTGGCGTTGGCCGGGCACCGCGTCACGCTGTTCGACGCGCATGCCAAGCCGGGTGGCTTGAACGAGTACGGCATTGCCGCCTACAAGACCGTCGACGATTTTGCGCAGCGCGAGGTGGCGTGGCTGCTGTCGGTCGGCGGCATTGAACTGAAGACCGGCGTGGTCTTGGGCGGCGACATGTCGCTCGATGCGTTGCGCAAGCAGCACGATGCCGTGTTCCTGGCGATGGGCCTGGGTGGCGTGCGGGCGTTGGCGCTGGAAGGCGAAGACCTGTCGGGCGTGATGAACGCCGTCGATTTCATTGAGCAGGTGCGCCAAGCCGCTGCGCTGGAAACCGTGCCGGTCGGCCGGCGCGTGGTGGTCATCGGCGGCGGCAACACCGCCGTGGATGCTGCCGTGCAAAGCCACAAGCTCGGCGCGACGACGGTGACGATGGTCTACCGGCGCGGTGTCGAGTCGATGAGCGCCACCTGGGCTGAGCGCGAATTCGCGCAGAAGAATGGCGTCACCCTCATCACGCACGCCAAGCCGGTGCGCTTGATTGGGCAGGGCGGGCAGGTGATCGGCGTGGAGTTCGAGTGCTCGGGTGAAGCAGGCGAACGCTTTACGGTCGATGCCGACATGGTGCTCAAGGCCATCGGCCAGACACTGGTGCCGATTGGCGTGGATGGCGAACTGCTGACCGTTGACGGCAGCCGCATCGCCGTGGACGCAGGCGGGCGCACCACCTTGCCTGACGTGTGGGCCGGTGGCGACTGCGCAGCCACGGGTGGCGTCGACCTGACGGTGCAGGCCGTGCAGGACGGCAAGGTTGCCGCCGCCTCCATCGACGCTTATCTGGCAAGCCTCACGGCCAAGGCGGCCTGA